One Cyprinus carpio isolate SPL01 chromosome A16, ASM1834038v1, whole genome shotgun sequence genomic region harbors:
- the LOC109100642 gene encoding extracellular matrix protein 1-like, producing MSSSRSVGLYLTLLLALLCDASEDPPVQKEVTDTGIDKDGLQHELPLNPKVLDVLMMQKPIIPDPSKVIVAGSSDTTQKEVTNVHPENVPIDLPVFGPEVDFPPAFPKTGNLQDICQFSKAPVRYPKDMFPQDGFGHAFRQADAINKLQSWYGVCCGIDKTQEEQICCAEQAWKKSLAAYCSQEFSIKTSHYVCCKKSGKARWSCFDKEASNTSYNVSSEVSNGNSPQKIQGFKYNSSACKGSSVACPEALMKQTEAPYTSFPPGRLDSSNIIHICAHHKLRLRNMPKCLPRTRYDWLIRQAKIINVLEREYNQCYEEKKDQQLCAEKKWKKMVDEFCKDEMKTKGQQFECCGKNKEEEQYSCFAASAPDPEYRPTDGALSPSAAPPTLQTLRDTHTAAQGM from the exons ATGAGCTCTTCACGCAGCGTGGGACTTTATCTGACGCTTTTACTCGCTCTTCTGTGCGATGCATCGGAAG ACCCTCCTGTCCAAAAGGAAGTTACTGACACAGGGATTGATAAAG ATGGCCTTCAGCATGAGTTGCCACTTAACCCTAAGG TGCTGGACGTTTTGATGATGCAGAAACCGATCATCCCTGACCCTTCCAAAGTAATAG TTGCAGGCTCTTCAGACACGACCCAGAAAGAAGTCACAAACGTTCACCCTGAGAATGTCCCAATAG ATCTCCCAGTGTTTGGCCCAGAGGTTGATTTCCCCCCAGCCTTTCCAAAAACAGGCAACCTGCAAGATATCTGTCAGTTCAGTAAAGCTCCGGTCCGGTACCCTAAGGACATGTTTCCCCAGGATGGCTTTGGCCATGCGTTTCGACAGGCTGATGCTATCAATAAACTCCAGTCCTGGTACGGTGTCTGCTGTGGCATTGATAAAACACAGGAAGAGCAAATCTGTTGTGCTGAACAAGCG TGGAAGAAGAGTCTGGCTGCCTACTGTTCTCAGGAATTCTCGATTAAGACCAGTCACTACGTCTGCTGCAAGAAGAGCGGGAAGGCCAGATGGAGCTGTTTTGATAAAGAGGCTTCAAATACTTCATATAACGTCTCCTCCGAGGTCTCAAATGGCAACAGTCCACAAAAGATTCAAGGCTTCAAATATAACTCCAGCGCTTGCAAAGG CTCATCTGTGGCTTGTCCAGAAGCACTTATGAAGCAGACCGAAGCTCCATACACCAGCTTTCCACCTGGCCGTCTTGATTCCTCCAACATCATACATATCTGTGCTCATCACAAGCTCCGACTACGAAACATGCCCAAGTGTCTTCCTCGCACTCGCTACGACTGGCTGATCCGTCAGGCGAAGATCATCAATGTCCTGGAGAGAGAATATAACCAGTGCTATGAGGAGAAAAAGGACCAGCAACTCTGCGCTGAAAAGAag TGGAAGAAGATGGTTGATGAGTTTTGTAAGGATGAGATGAAAACCAAAGGACAGCAGTTTGAGTGTTGTGGAAAGAATAAGGAAGAAGAGCAGTACTCCTGTTTTGCAGCCTCTGCCCCAGATCCAGAATATAGACCCACTGATGGAGCACTCAGCCCTTCTGCTGCTCCTCCAACCCTCCAGACATTACGTGATACACATACAGCTGCCCAGGGCATGTAA